The Camelina sativa cultivar DH55 chromosome 14, Cs, whole genome shotgun sequence genome includes a window with the following:
- the LOC104742231 gene encoding WPP domain-containing protein 2-like — MAETADTINTTTSPPQSESDGSSTLSAMADPTSQEAASKDTDLTTKGSESEKKPGGISLRIWPPTQRTRDAVLNRLIETLSTESILSKRYGTVKSDEAATVAKSIEEEAYGVASNAVSGDDDGVKILELYSKEISKRMLESVKARSDNASSVGNGTESVEDASEVSKGDAPSVSEEEKSEA, encoded by the coding sequence atggcagagACCGCCGATACAATCAACACCACGACCTCACCACCACAATCTGAATCCGACGGCTCCTCAACATTGTCAGCAATGGCAGATCCAACATCGCAAGAAGCCGCATCAAAAGACACAGATCTGACTACGAAAGGATCCGAATCAGAGAAGAAACCTGGAGGCATCTCTCTCCGAATCTGGCCACCGACTCAGAGAACTCGCGACGCGGTCTTGAATCGCTTGATCGAGACTCTATCAACCGAGTCTATCCTCTCCAAGAGATACGGTACGGTTAAATCTGATGAGGCCGCAACCGTCGCGAAATCGATTGAAGAAGAGGCTTACGGTGTTGCTTCGAACGCTGTGTCGGGTGATGATGATGGGGTTAAGATTCTCGAGCTTTATTCTAAAGAGATTAGTAAACGTATGCTTGAATCTGTGAAAGCTCGATCTGATAATGCTAGCAGTGTTGGGAATGGAACTGAATCTGTTGAGGATGCTTCTGAGGTTTCTAAAGGTGATGCTCCTTCTGTCTCTGAGGAGGAGAAGAGTGAGGCTTGA